A segment of the Candidatus Methanomethylicota archaeon genome:
TATCACGTTTTCCATAAAGTCTTAACATTAAGTCTTGTATATCTTTCAGATCCATACATATATTAATTCATCTTATTTTTATATATTCATATGCATCATGAATTGAAGAGAAGCAATATTTAACTTTTTGAAATCCTTTACGTAATTCAATAACTTCTTCTTTTACTTTATTTGAAGGAACTTTATCTATTATGGCTTTTTTCATAAGTTCTGCAACTTCAATCATTTCAGACTTACCCATTCCTAATCTTGTAAGTTCTTGAACGCCTATTCTAATTCCACCAGGGGCTCTATAATCTCTTCCCATGCGTTTATCATATGGTAATAAATTTCTATTTACTATTATGTTACATTCCTCTAATTTTTTCTCTACTTCAAATCCATTACCATAATTGGATACATCTATAAGAAGCATATGTGATTCTGTAAAACCTTTATTTGCACATAATACATTAAAACCTCTTTCATATAGAGCTTGACCAAGGGCTTTAGCATTTGATACAATAGCTCTAGCATAATCATGATAAAATTCTAATGCTTCAGCAAAAGCAATAGCAACACCAGCTACTGCATGAAGATGATGATTACTTGTAAGTCCTGGAAATACCATGCGTTTTATTGACTCTGCATACTTCTCCCATGAAACAATTGCACCATGTTGTGGTCCTGCTAATGTTTTATGAGTACTTAATGTAAATATATCTGCACCTTCAATTAATGGATCTTGAAATATACCTCCTGCAATTAATCCAGCTACATGAGCTCCATCATAAATTACTTTAGCATCATAATTTTTAGCTAATTCTACTAATTCTTTTATTGGATGTGGGAAAAGAAAAACACTAGCGCCAGTTATGAAAATTTTTGGTCTTTTACCAGCATTATCTAATTCTTTAACTAAAGCTTCTGTTTTATCAACATCAATATTAAAGTTCTCTTCATCAAATGGATAATTATAAATGTCTAACTCTCTTATTGCTCCTGCAGTCCCACCAATAGTTTTCTTACCATGGCTTATATGACCTCCTGTAGGTATGGAACATGCAAGAGCAACATCTCCTGGTTTAGCAAATACTGAAAAAGCAGCTAAATTAGCTATTACTCCAGAAATTGGTCTAACATCTACAAATTCAGCATGAAATAATTTTTTTCCAAGTTCAATTGCAATTGATTCAACTTCATCAATGTATTTACAACCAGCATAAAGTCTTTCTCCAACCCAACCTTCAGCATATCTATTTCCAAAATCACTTGCCAAAGCTTCTCTTACAGCTGGACTTGGAATATTTTCACTAGCAATCATGGGAAGAGCAAACTTCATTATTTCATGATGATTCTCTAAATTCTTAAGAATAATTTCGTAAATTTCTCTAGGTGATTTATCTTTAATAATCATATTTACACCTCAATTATACCATGTATGAAAAAGTTAATAAATGATTCGAAATTTATATAATTTATGCCAAAAAAAGAGAAGGAAAAGTCTCCAATGCCATTAAGTGGTGCAGGTTTAATAAGATTTTTTGAAGAAGACATACATGGAATAAAAATAAAGCCAGGCTATGTTATTGCAATTAGTATAGTGTTGATAATAAGTGTAATACTAGCACATTTATTAATTTAGAGAATGAGCTTTTATTCCCATTTTACTTAATTTTGAAGCAAATTCTTTAGAATAACCATGAAGTGTATATACTCTTTTTGGCTTACAACTTAAAGTAAAATTAATTAATTGAGAATAATCTGCATGAGAACTTAAAGGAAAACATGCATCAAATCCATTTAATTTATAAACCATTGCCCAACCAGTCACTATTGCAATTTTAGAATTTGGATATTTAGATTTTAAGATATTTAAATTATAAGTTGATGGAAATAAACATACACAGTCCTTACTCTTTAATAATTCTTCTCCATAATCTTCTAAATCGTAATATATTAACTCACTACCAAAACTTTTAACTATGGAATTAATTTTTGAAATTTTTGGATGAGAAACAACAGGAATAGAAGAATAAATATTAAATAATTTTGTAATTTCTTGAGCTTTGCCCAATGGATATACTAATAGAATTGGGAGATAATTTTCAGTAATAGTTTTTGCAGTCCATTGAAGAATATCTAAATAAATTTGCTCTCTAGGGGGAAATATAATACCTGGTCTCCCATACGTTGTTTCAATTATTAAAATATCACACTCAACTGGAGTTATTGCTTTTTGTATCAAACTATCAGTAAAATTAAAATCACCTGTATAGAGAAGTGTCACATCTTTATATTCAATAAAAATAGAAGCTGATCCAAATACATGTCCTGAGTTTAAGAGTTTAAAATTTAATTCATGATAATTCATAGATTCTCCATAATTGCATGATATTACATTTTTTATTTTTTTATTTAATATAGCTTCACCTAAGGAAATTGTTTGTATTGTTGAAATTTTAATACAATTATCATTCTTGAGACCAGTAATATGATCTTTATGAGCATGAGAAATAAATGAAGGAAATTTACTAGGCCTAATAGGATCTAATATAATTTTCATTTTATTTGATGAAAATATTACTCCATTATTCCAGTATACTTCAAACAATTTTTTCGCCTCTTTTTTATGTTAGATTCAATAGATATAAGCATTTATGATAATAGTAATTCCATAATTAAACTTATAAAAAACAATATAACATTGTATAGTAAAAGTGGGGAGTGTTTTGTCATTTACTGATAAACTTGTTGAAAAATACAAATATACATTTAGTTTACCAAAGAGTAGTTTTCTTATAATAATTTTAATTGTTTTTGGACTTATATTTGGAGCTTTTCTTTATGAAATTTTTCCTTATGACGTTAATCCTTTTTCATATATATTAGAAATTTCATTAATATTCACTACTTCAACAATATTAAGTGTATATATAATAAGTTCAATAATAAAAAATGGTTTCTTAAATAAAAGAAGATTATTAGGTTTAGTATTGTTTGGAATGTTAATATTTGGAATTGTAGAAATAATAGGAGCTATTTTTTCAAGATTATTTAACGATTATTATATTTTAGAAAAGACCTGTGCCATAGCAGCAGGTGCATTAACTGCTTTTTATACAATAATAATTGGAGCAACTACTGAAATAAATACAAAAAAACTTTTAATAGTAAGTAACATTCACCCAATATTAATAATATTATTTTATAATTTTTTTAAAATAATTAGTAATTTATTAAATAATTTATTAATTTTTCTATTAATGAGTATAACATCATTTTTTATTGCTAAGCAATATTTACTATATATAGAAAAAGTTGGAAAAGAGATTTTAGGATATGGAAGTATTGCATCACTTAAAGCTACTATTGAAGCTATGATGATGGATAAAACAGGTCTTCTTGAAATTATTCTTAAAATGGTAGCAATAAAAAATAATGCAAGTATTAAAATATTAGATTTTAAAGGAAAGAATCATTTAGGACGTATTGTTGCACCAGATATTCATGCTGGACCTTTTAAAAATTTAGGAAGTAGTAATTTACCATCAATCATGGCTGAAAAACTTAAAGAAAAAAACATTAATCCTATTATATTCCACGTTCCATCAAATCATGAAAGAGATTTAATCTTTTCTAAAGAATGTGAATTAGTTGTAAAATCTGTACTTTCATTAAATATAGATGATGGAAAAGCTATTGCAACTAAATCTATAAATGTAAAAAAGGGAAGAATCACAATAACTTGTCAAGTTTTTAATGGAATTCCATTGATTGTGATAAGTAGAGCTCCAATACCTACAGAAGATTTACCATATGAAATTAATGAAATTTGTTTAAAAAAATTATTAGAAAAAGGCTTTTCTGATGGTATTATAGTGGATGCACATAACGCAATGGACAATAATTATTTTAAATTTACAGAAGAAGATAAAAATGATTTATTAAATGCTTTAGATTATTGTCTCAATGAATTAAAAAAAGATCCTGGAAATAAACCACTTATAGGCTTTGCAAATTCAAAATTAGAAGGTTATACAGTAAAACAAGGATTTGGCGATGGAGGAATAATGGTAATGGTAGTTGAGGTTGAAGGGCAAAAAACAGCATATGTAGTATTTGATGGAAACAATATGGTAGTAGGATTAAGAGAAGAAATAATAGAAGAGTTAAGAAAAGAGGGTTTTGAAGTTTCAGAAGTTGCCACAACTGATACTCATGTAGTAGTAGGATGGAGAGCAAGAGAAGGTTATTTACCCATAGGCAAGAATGTAGATAAAGGAATAATTCTAAAAAAAGTTGTGGAATTAGTAAAAGAAGCCTATTCTAAAAAAGAAGAATGTTCTATTAATTATTCAAAAATAACTATAGAAAATTTACATTTTTTGGGTTATGAAGGAATGGAAAGATTATGGGCAGTAACTGATTCTAGTATAAAGAGGGCAAAAAAAGGAGGGTTAATAACCATAATTTCGATAACTTTACTAGGTTTAATAATTAATTTAATTTTTTAAAATCACAAGAAATTAATGAAAATAGTCACATTGTCAAAATTATAAAAAATAGAAAGGATCACCATAGGATAATGTTATCTTTCATAGAGAATAATGTTTTTTATAGAAAAGTTTTGAAGAGAAAAATTAATATTTTAAAAAAAGAAGTTTTTGTGACTTAATCACATAGTGATGCAACAATACATTGACCAGTAGAGATACAACCATCTCCTGGTGGAAGAATTTTATGTTGTAAAAATTGTTTTTTATTTTTAATAATTTCTTCTTTTATATATTTTAAAATTATACTATTAACAGAAGCGCCTCCAGAAATTCCTATTATATTACAATTAAAACATTCACTTATTTCATATGCTAATCTTCCAAAAGTTAATCCTATAATTTTATGTATTTCATATGCTAAATCACTTATTCTATATTTTCCAATATTTTCAATTATAGATTGTATAAGTTCAGAAGAATCTATAATGTACTCTTTACCTTCTTTTCTTATAGGTAATCTTAGATTAATATTTACTTGCTTGCCTTGGTTTGCTAAAGATTCTAACTTCATTGGGGGTTCGCCTTCATAAGTTCTATAATAACATACATCTAGAAGAACTGCAATAGCATCCAATAATCTACCAAGACTTGAAGAAAATAGGATATTCCTTCTCTTCACTTGTTTCAATAGAATATTTAACTCTTCAATTCCATGTGGTAAATATTTAGCATATTTCTTCTCAAATAAATCCAATATTTCAGAATCATTCATGAAAGTAGAAAGAATTGCAGCAAGAAATCTTGCAGGATAGTAAGTGCAAAGATCTCCCCCTGGCATTGGTTGATATTTTAAATGAGCTATTCTTTCAAATCTCGAATATCCTCCTACTAGAATCTCTCCACCCCAAGCCATTCCATCTATTCCATAACCAAATCCATCTATTACAATACAAACAATTTCACCATCTTGAGGGATTGAATATTCAGCCATTAATGCAGCCATATGAGCATGATGATGTTGTACTGGTATTGATTTTAAATTTTTATTATTTGCCAAATCCCTGGCATATCGAGTTGTAAGAAAAACAGGATTAAGATCATGAGCAATTTTTGAATAATTAACATCATAAATTTTTAATAAAAAATTTAATGAATTAATTAAATAGTCAAATGTTTCTAAATCATTTATATCACCAATATGTTGTGTAGTAATTATACGATTTTTTATTAATAATGATGCAGTTGTATTCAATTCTCCTCCAAAAGAAACAATTATATCTTTACTATGCCAAGGAATAGTAATATATGTTGGAGCATAACCTCTTGATCTTCTAAGGAAAGTAGGCATTCCTTCTACAAATTTTATAACAGAATCATCACATCTATTCACAATAGTTCTATTATGCATTAAAAAGAAGTCTACTATATCTTTAAGTTCTTTTAATGCTTGATTATTATCAATTACAATAGGTTTTCCTGGATAATTTCCACTTGTCATTACTAATGCTTCTTTTCCAAAATAATCTAGTAATAAAAGGTGTATGCCAGTATATGGAAGCATCACTCCTACACTATCTAAACCAGGAGCTATAGATTCTGCAAGACAATAATTAGGACTTTTCTTAAGCAATACTATTGGTTTATATGGAGATTTCAGTAATTCTTCCTCTTCTTTAGAAATTATGGCATATTTCTTTATATCATTTAAAGATTTTGACATTATAGCAAATGGTTTATTAGGACGTTTTCTTCTTTTTCTTAACTCCATAACAGCATCTTCGTTAGTTGCATCTACAGCAATATGAAAACCTC
Coding sequences within it:
- the glyA gene encoding serine hydroxymethyltransferase yields the protein MIIKDKSPREIYEIILKNLENHHEIMKFALPMIASENIPSPAVREALASDFGNRYAEGWVGERLYAGCKYIDEVESIAIELGKKLFHAEFVDVRPISGVIANLAAFSVFAKPGDVALACSIPTGGHISHGKKTIGGTAGAIRELDIYNYPFDEENFNIDVDKTEALVKELDNAGKRPKIFITGASVFLFPHPIKELVELAKNYDAKVIYDGAHVAGLIAGGIFQDPLIEGADIFTLSTHKTLAGPQHGAIVSWEKYAESIKRMVFPGLTSNHHLHAVAGVAIAFAEALEFYHDYARAIVSNAKALGQALYERGFNVLCANKGFTESHMLLIDVSNYGNGFEVEKKLEECNIIVNRNLLPYDKRMGRDYRAPGGIRIGVQELTRLGMGKSEMIEVAELMKKAIIDKVPSNKVKEEVIELRKGFQKVKYCFSSIHDAYEYIKIR
- a CDS encoding DUF2070 family protein, with product MSFTDKLVEKYKYTFSLPKSSFLIIILIVFGLIFGAFLYEIFPYDVNPFSYILEISLIFTTSTILSVYIISSIIKNGFLNKRRLLGLVLFGMLIFGIVEIIGAIFSRLFNDYYILEKTCAIAAGALTAFYTIIIGATTEINTKKLLIVSNIHPILIILFYNFFKIISNLLNNLLIFLLMSITSFFIAKQYLLYIEKVGKEILGYGSIASLKATIEAMMMDKTGLLEIILKMVAIKNNASIKILDFKGKNHLGRIVAPDIHAGPFKNLGSSNLPSIMAEKLKEKNINPIIFHVPSNHERDLIFSKECELVVKSVLSLNIDDGKAIATKSINVKKGRITITCQVFNGIPLIVISRAPIPTEDLPYEINEICLKKLLEKGFSDGIIVDAHNAMDNNYFKFTEEDKNDLLNALDYCLNELKKDPGNKPLIGFANSKLEGYTVKQGFGDGGIMVMVVEVEGQKTAYVVFDGNNMVVGLREEIIEELRKEGFEVSEVATTDTHVVVGWRAREGYLPIGKNVDKGIILKKVVELVKEAYSKKEECSINYSKITIENLHFLGYEGMERLWAVTDSSIKRAKKGGLITIISITLLGLIINLIF
- a CDS encoding MBL fold metallo-hydrolase: MFEVYWNNGVIFSSNKMKIILDPIRPSKFPSFISHAHKDHITGLKNDNCIKISTIQTISLGEAILNKKIKNVISCNYGESMNYHELNFKLLNSGHVFGSASIFIEYKDVTLLYTGDFNFTDSLIQKAITPVECDILIIETTYGRPGIIFPPREQIYLDILQWTAKTITENYLPILLVYPLGKAQEITKLFNIYSSIPVVSHPKISKINSIVKSFGSELIYYDLEDYGEELLKSKDCVCLFPSTYNLNILKSKYPNSKIAIVTGWAMVYKLNGFDACFPLSSHADYSQLINFTLSCKPKRVYTLHGYSKEFASKLSKMGIKAHSLN
- a CDS encoding preprotein translocase subunit Sec61beta; amino-acid sequence: MPKKEKEKSPMPLSGAGLIRFFEEDIHGIKIKPGYVIAISIVLIISVILAHLLI
- the hypF gene encoding carbamoyltransferase HypF; this translates as MIKRARIYIHGLVQGVGFRPFIYRIANKYGLKGQVSNLGDASVEVILEGEISNIENFINDLKINKPDIAKIDNIEIIWEDAKNNFKEFIIAKSDVKKLSLTSVIPVDLGICDFCITDIYNHTRWHLYPFTCCAHCGPRFTILYRLPYDRENTSMIDFPFCQMCKSEFENPFDRRYDAQGITCPICGPKVYLINNSGEVIDGNPLKLAAEFLKEGKIIAIKGIGGFHIAVDATNEDAVMELRKRRKRPNKPFAIMSKSLNDIKKYAIISKEEEELLKSPYKPIVLLKKSPNYCLAESIAPGLDSVGVMLPYTGIHLLLLDYFGKEALVMTSGNYPGKPIVIDNNQALKELKDIVDFFLMHNRTIVNRCDDSVIKFVEGMPTFLRRSRGYAPTYITIPWHSKDIIVSFGGELNTTASLLIKNRIITTQHIGDINDLETFDYLINSLNFLLKIYDVNYSKIAHDLNPVFLTTRYARDLANNKNLKSIPVQHHHAHMAALMAEYSIPQDGEIVCIVIDGFGYGIDGMAWGGEILVGGYSRFERIAHLKYQPMPGGDLCTYYPARFLAAILSTFMNDSEILDLFEKKYAKYLPHGIEELNILLKQVKRRNILFSSSLGRLLDAIAVLLDVCYYRTYEGEPPMKLESLANQGKQVNINLRLPIRKEGKEYIIDSSELIQSIIENIGKYRISDLAYEIHKIIGLTFGRLAYEISECFNCNIIGISGGASVNSIILKYIKEEIIKNKKQFLQHKILPPGDGCISTGQCIVASLCD